A single region of the Hyalangium ruber genome encodes:
- a CDS encoding ArsA family ATPase has product MSDARVLHFFGGKGGVGKSTLAAAYALKLADDAPKEKVLLISLDPARSLSDLVKKKLLAKPTKLQAGKGEGGLYAAELETDALLKPFAARYVPALEKAAGKGTHLTEEDLGKVFAQAVPGLEELVGLFHVQEMLESQEFDRIVVDTSPTSHTLRLFDLPQGLRKFLGIVKAGAEKPAAGGKGKKEAAPAEGSFLDEVGGKAERLLTLLKDPARTAFHLVALAEPVPEAQTRMYFAQLRERSIPVTEIVVNQVEEKDGCPACQGRRGLQAPHVRKFQGLDKAVPVQLVAKRELAPRGLDGLKKFAKEAIGGKETKTLEFSAAEGPPALVRAPSMPPIAAPPLPPTRLIFFVGQGGVGKSSCAAAAAVTLTEKEGPVLLISTDPAHSLSDVLQSRLTDTETQVKGTKGLYARELDVNGWFNALRKRLKEKAEKGFEGAPKTGDVPADLAALRNLLECAPPGIDELAALACLTDALVQERFKRIVVDPAPMITSMRVVELADTAKAWLSALHGVLSKYKTKGLGELADDVAAQLKHVKRFEEALASPNESRFVVVTRGEDLAASRTERLVEYLKEKKLQVERVLVNRVGPKSTCPKCENRRKLELAAAKVIEKKIGLPVTMAPALGRHPAGLRELKAFRTAWYALSAPVKIKAA; this is encoded by the coding sequence ATGAGCGATGCGCGAGTTCTCCACTTCTTCGGCGGCAAGGGCGGTGTAGGTAAGAGCACCCTGGCCGCGGCGTACGCGTTGAAGCTTGCCGATGACGCGCCGAAGGAGAAGGTGCTGCTCATCTCGTTGGACCCGGCGCGCTCGCTGTCGGATCTGGTGAAGAAGAAGCTGCTGGCGAAGCCCACCAAGCTCCAGGCGGGCAAGGGCGAGGGTGGCCTCTACGCGGCGGAGCTCGAGACCGACGCGCTGCTCAAGCCGTTCGCCGCCAGGTACGTCCCCGCGCTGGAGAAGGCGGCCGGCAAGGGCACCCACCTGACGGAAGAGGACCTGGGCAAGGTCTTCGCCCAGGCGGTGCCGGGGCTGGAGGAGCTGGTCGGCCTGTTCCACGTGCAGGAGATGCTGGAGTCGCAGGAGTTCGACCGCATCGTCGTGGACACCTCGCCCACCAGCCACACGCTGCGGCTGTTCGACCTGCCCCAGGGCCTGCGCAAGTTCCTGGGCATCGTGAAGGCGGGCGCGGAGAAGCCGGCCGCGGGTGGTAAGGGCAAGAAGGAAGCGGCGCCCGCCGAGGGCAGCTTCCTGGACGAGGTGGGCGGCAAGGCCGAGCGGCTGCTGACGCTGCTCAAGGATCCGGCGCGCACCGCGTTCCACCTGGTGGCGCTGGCCGAGCCGGTGCCCGAGGCGCAGACGCGCATGTACTTCGCGCAGCTGCGCGAGCGCTCCATTCCGGTGACGGAGATCGTCGTCAACCAGGTGGAGGAGAAGGACGGCTGCCCCGCGTGTCAGGGCCGCCGGGGTCTCCAGGCGCCGCACGTGCGCAAGTTCCAGGGGTTGGACAAGGCGGTGCCGGTGCAACTGGTGGCCAAGCGCGAGCTGGCCCCGCGCGGGCTGGACGGCCTGAAGAAGTTCGCCAAGGAGGCGATCGGCGGCAAGGAGACCAAGACGCTGGAGTTCTCCGCCGCCGAGGGGCCTCCGGCGCTGGTCCGCGCGCCCTCCATGCCTCCCATCGCCGCGCCGCCGCTGCCGCCCACGCGCCTCATCTTCTTCGTGGGGCAGGGCGGGGTGGGCAAGAGCTCCTGCGCGGCGGCCGCCGCGGTGACGCTGACGGAGAAGGAGGGGCCCGTGCTCCTCATCTCCACGGATCCGGCGCACTCGCTGTCGGACGTGCTGCAGAGCCGGCTGACCGACACCGAGACGCAGGTGAAGGGCACCAAGGGCCTGTACGCGCGCGAGCTGGACGTGAACGGCTGGTTCAACGCCCTGCGCAAGCGCCTGAAGGAGAAGGCGGAGAAGGGCTTCGAGGGCGCGCCCAAGACGGGCGATGTGCCGGCGGACCTGGCCGCGCTGCGCAACCTGCTGGAGTGCGCGCCTCCGGGCATCGACGAGCTGGCGGCGCTGGCGTGCCTCACCGACGCGCTGGTGCAGGAGCGCTTCAAGCGCATCGTCGTGGACCCGGCGCCGATGATCACCTCGATGCGGGTGGTGGAGCTGGCCGACACGGCCAAGGCGTGGCTCTCCGCGCTGCACGGCGTGCTGTCCAAGTACAAGACCAAGGGCCTGGGCGAGCTGGCCGATGACGTGGCCGCTCAGCTCAAGCACGTGAAGCGCTTCGAGGAGGCGCTGGCCTCGCCCAACGAGTCGCGCTTCGTCGTCGTGACGCGCGGCGAGGATCTGGCCGCCTCGCGCACCGAGCGGCTGGTGGAGTACCTGAAGGAGAAGAAGCTCCAGGTGGAGCGGGTGCTCGTCAACCGCGTGGGGCCGAAGTCCACCTGCCCCAAGTGCGAGAACCGCCGCAAGCTGGAGCTGGCCGCGGCCAAGGTCATCGAGAAGAAGATCGGCCTGCCCGT
- the nla6 gene encoding enhancer binding protein Nla6 produces the protein MGSARILAVDDERATCEALAEMLSSWGHKVEVAFDGHDALRRAGEFRPDVVLSDLAMPETDGLWLLRQLREELPDCPVVFLTGRGTIDAAVAAIKEGAYDFIEKPLNIARLKVCIERALEKKETLREVQTLRRRLKQLGQSDLIAQSGAMRKVGELIEKVAPSKASVAISGESGTGKEVVARAIHNLSLRREKPFIAINCASIPATLIESEFFGHERGAFTGADQRRPGVFELAHGGTLFLDELGEIPIELQAKLLRVLEEGRLRRLGGKVEIEVDVRVLCATNRDLKQEIKNQRFREDLYFRLNVFQIHLPPLRERREDIPILVQHFVEKFRGDSAKRVTGVHPEAMEVLKGHEWPGNIRELRNAVERAVILCDGELITREHLPPDMAGKSPERHTFRLPYGLSLDAVEREYILGSLQRNGNNKARTAEILGVSEKTLYNKLNRYAAEARQQGGQNPAGNLIKAAGDGSVGATEVDLGSGPFR, from the coding sequence TTGGGCAGCGCACGAATTCTGGCCGTGGATGACGAACGCGCGACGTGCGAGGCGCTGGCAGAAATGCTCAGCTCCTGGGGGCACAAGGTCGAGGTTGCGTTCGACGGACACGATGCCTTGCGGAGAGCGGGTGAATTCCGGCCCGATGTCGTTCTGTCGGATCTGGCGATGCCGGAGACGGACGGGCTGTGGCTGCTGCGCCAGTTGCGCGAGGAGCTGCCGGACTGCCCGGTCGTCTTCCTGACCGGCCGAGGCACCATCGACGCAGCCGTGGCCGCCATCAAGGAAGGCGCCTACGACTTCATCGAGAAGCCGCTCAACATCGCGCGGCTGAAGGTCTGCATCGAGCGCGCCCTGGAGAAGAAGGAGACGCTGCGCGAGGTGCAGACGCTGCGCAGGCGCCTCAAGCAGCTGGGGCAGTCGGACCTGATCGCCCAGTCGGGCGCCATGCGCAAGGTGGGCGAGCTCATCGAGAAGGTGGCGCCCTCCAAGGCGAGCGTGGCCATCTCCGGCGAGTCCGGCACCGGCAAGGAGGTGGTGGCGCGTGCCATCCACAACCTCAGCCTGCGCCGCGAGAAGCCCTTCATCGCGATCAACTGCGCCTCCATCCCCGCCACGCTGATCGAGTCCGAGTTCTTCGGCCACGAGCGCGGCGCCTTCACCGGCGCCGATCAGCGCCGGCCCGGCGTCTTCGAGCTGGCCCATGGCGGCACGCTCTTCCTGGACGAGCTCGGTGAGATTCCCATCGAGCTGCAGGCCAAGCTGCTCCGCGTGCTGGAAGAGGGCCGGCTGCGCCGCCTGGGTGGCAAGGTCGAGATCGAAGTGGACGTGCGCGTGCTGTGCGCCACGAACCGCGACCTGAAGCAGGAGATCAAGAACCAGCGCTTCCGCGAGGATCTCTACTTCCGCCTCAACGTCTTCCAGATCCACCTGCCGCCGCTGCGGGAGCGCCGCGAGGACATCCCCATCCTGGTGCAGCACTTCGTGGAGAAGTTCCGCGGGGACTCCGCCAAGCGCGTCACCGGCGTCCACCCCGAGGCGATGGAAGTGCTCAAGGGCCACGAGTGGCCGGGCAACATCCGCGAGCTGCGCAACGCCGTGGAGCGCGCCGTCATCCTCTGCGACGGCGAGCTGATTACCCGCGAGCACCTGCCCCCCGACATGGCGGGCAAGAGCCCCGAGCGCCACACCTTCCGCCTACCCTACGGCCTGTCGCTCGACGCCGTGGAGCGCGAGTACATCCTCGGCAGCCTCCAGCGGAACGGGAACAACAAGGCCCGCACCGCGGAGATCCTCGGGGTGTCGGAAAAGACCCTCTACAACAAGCTCAACCGATACGCCGCCGAGGCCCGCCAGCAGGGGGGACAGAACCCCGCCGGCAACCTGATCAAGGCCGCCGGGGACGGCAGCGTCGGAGCCACCGAGGTGGACCTGGGCAGCGGACCTTTCAGGTAG
- a CDS encoding histidine kinase dimerization/phospho-acceptor domain-containing protein, translated as MVTSTAVSSVPAVQEGSDPVVGAARYGAVPTLMDSLLHDVRNPLNALSINLEVLAEKLKGEAGQVPPSQEKNIKAMRDQIQRVDGILRQFSDFIVFRGGASGEASLSDTSRRSLDVLAHESRRRRIKVQTALEADVRVRLADTQELSFFLVQTLLRAFGRSEAGSEVLVTVRSEGTYAVFEVTDSAGNAPEQAPDVVAALGLRAAQLGVEFQIRAGICRFIFTRV; from the coding sequence GTGGTTACATCCACGGCTGTGTCCAGTGTGCCCGCGGTACAGGAAGGCTCGGATCCCGTGGTGGGGGCCGCGCGCTACGGCGCCGTCCCCACCCTCATGGACAGCCTCCTGCACGACGTGCGCAATCCCTTGAATGCGCTCTCCATCAACCTCGAGGTGCTCGCCGAGAAGCTCAAGGGCGAAGCCGGGCAGGTGCCCCCCTCGCAGGAGAAGAACATCAAGGCCATGCGCGATCAGATCCAGCGCGTGGATGGCATCCTTCGCCAGTTCTCCGACTTCATCGTCTTCCGCGGGGGCGCCAGCGGCGAGGCCTCGCTGTCCGACACCTCCCGGCGCTCCCTGGACGTGCTGGCCCATGAGAGCCGGCGCCGCCGCATCAAGGTCCAGACGGCGCTCGAGGCCGATGTCCGCGTGCGGCTGGCCGACACGCAGGAGCTGAGCTTCTTCCTGGTGCAGACGCTGCTGCGCGCCTTCGGGCGCTCGGAGGCGGGCTCCGAGGTGCTCGTGACCGTTCGCTCCGAGGGCACCTACGCGGTGTTCGAGGTGACGGACTCGGCCGGCAACGCGCCGGAGCAGGCGCCCGATGTGGTGGCTGCCCTGGGGCTGCGCGCCGCGCAGCTGGGTGTCGAGTTCCAGATCCGAGCGGGCATCTGCCGCTTCATCTTCACGCGCGTCTGA